TCGGCCTGCCGGACCATGGCCTCGGTTATTTCTTTTACTCCATGCCCAATCCCCACCACAGCCGCTCCCCCTGAACCATCGATATACTTTTTCCCTTCGGTGTCGAAAATATAGATTCCTTCACCCCGGGCCGCGGTGGGATAGAATTTTCGAAGATTCCGGTAAAATATATGGCCTGTTGACTTATTCATGGAAAGCCTCTCTCGGGAAAATTTGGGTATTGATTGAATCTAACCACAGATGAGCCAGGGCGGCATAGTACCTCTATCTTCGCCCCTTGCAAATTTGCCTGGAAACCATTATTCTCATACTCTCGATCTAATTCTATATTATTATTTCAGGCGGAGGTAGAGAAAAGCTGAGCATGGTGAGCTAATAACAAGAAAAATAATATGCCACCTTGAACATTTAGGAAATAGGAGGGGAAGAGTCATGAAAACCAAAATTGGATTTGTCGGCCTGGGAACGATGGGCAAATGGATGGCTTTCAACCTGATGAAAGCCGGGTTCCCACTGAAGTTCTTTGCCCGAAGAAAAGAGGTCGTGGAGCAAATGACCTCCCAGGGCGGCAAAGCGCTTCCTTCGCTGAAAGAGCTGGCCCAGGAGTCCACTTGGGTAATCTTCTGCCTCCCAGACACAGAGGCCGTGGAAGCGGTCCTATTTGGAAAAGATGGGATTGTGGATGTTCTGAAACCCGGCCAGATGGTCATCGATTGTGGAACAATCCATCCTCTCAGCTCGCGAAAAATAGCCGCATCTTTGCAGGGTAGGGGAATCCCTTTCTTGGACGCGCCTATCTCTGGCATGGAAGCCCGCGCCAAGGCTGGGACTCTGACCATCATGGTGGGAGGTGAGGAAGCGGTTTTCCAACAAGTGCGGCCTGCTCTGGAAGCCATGGGCAATAAAATCATTTATGCGGGCATTTCTGGTAATGGGCAGATGATGAAACTGATTAATCAGGTCATGTTTGATATTCACTGTGCAGCCATTGCTGAGCTTCTTCCGATGGCGGTAAAAATGGGGCTTGATCCCGAACAAACCTGTACCGTTGCTCGCACGGGCACGGGGCAATGCTTTGCATTGGATAACTTCGCCCCCCTCATCTTGGAGGGGAACTTCGGGCCCGGTTATCCGTTAGCGGATGCCTACAAAGACATGGTGCATGTAGCTGAGATCAGCAGTGCCCACCGGATTCCTCTTCCTATCACAGCAGCGGCCATGGTTACCTACCAGATGGCCTTAGACCAGGGACTGGGAAAGGAAAATAAAGGGGCGATGATTAAGGTATGGGAAGGGGTTCTCGGGGTGCAAGTAAGGAAAAAGGGCGCTGGGGACAAAGGGTAAGGGGAAAGGCGTAGAAGGCCTTAGGAAGATATCAAGAAAGACCTGGTTCAAAAAATCTAAAGGAGGAGAATATGGAGGTTGCCGAGAAGTTTGCCAAATTTGTAACCCACACCGAGTATATGGATATGGACCCGAGCGTGATCGAGCATGTGAAGAAGCTGACCCTGAAGCAGGTTATGGGATTGCTGGTAGGGTCGGCAGCGCCGACTTCCAAGAAAGTGATCCGGTATGTGATGGAAAATTCTGGAAAGCCGGAGAGTGGGGTTTACGGCTGCGGCTTTCGGGCGGACGTGGCTAATGCGGCTTTGATCAACGGTTTTTTCGGACATGCTTCGGAAATGGAAGATGACCAGTTCCCCGGCGGCGGCATCAGCGACGTGACCACCTGGCCGGCACTAATGACCGCCGCGGAAAAATGGAAGTTATCCGGGAAAGAGATGATCGTGGCTCTATACGTCGGACAAGAAATGCAGAACAGGATTGCCATGTGGGCCTCGGTGGGGACGGACGGGATCGGCATCTGCAATCTGCCTTTTATCGGAATTTATGGAGCGACGGCGAGCTGTGCCCGCGCCCTGGAATTGTCGGAGGAGGAGACGAAAGCGGCCTTTGGACTGGCCATGGTCCAGGGGTTGGGGTACATGCACACCTGGGGGACAGATGCCCATTTTTGGGAGTCGGCGACGGTGTGCCGCAACGGGGTGGTGAACGCCATGCTGGCCAAAGACGGGATGACCAGCAATCCGGTGATCGAAAAATGCCTGGACATGCTTACCGGCGGTAACAAGAATATTGAATTCAAAAAGATGATCGAGGGCCTGGGGAAAGCTCCCTTCTATACGAACAACACCTGGATCAAGAAATGGGGGTTCTGCTTCTTCACCCACAACTTCGTGGATGTGCTCAACGAGCTAATGAAAAAGAATGGGGTGAAGTACGAAGATTTGGCGGAGATGGTGCTCCATTTCGACCCGTTGCGGAACGTGGTGGACCGGGCGGAACCCAAAAGCGCCGAGGACAGCCGCTTCAGCACCCAGCATATCCTGGCCTACCAGATGATCCATGGGGAATGCGGGTTGGAGACTTGCACGGAAGAGTCGGTGAAAGATCCCCAAGTTGCCGAGGTCCGCAAAAAGATCAAGGTAGTGTACCATCCAGAATACCCGACGCGGTATTTCTCGGGAGAGGGGCGGATTGACCTAAAATTGAATAACGGGAAAGTGCTGACCGGGGCCATGGACCAGCCTTATGGAGGTCCCAAGTATCCGTTGACCATGGACGAGGTCGTAGCGATTTACCGCAAGTATCTAAAGGGAATCCTGTCGGAGAAGCATATTGAGCGGACCAAAGACATCATCCTGAACCTGGAGAACGAGCCGGACATCAAAGAGCTGGCGGATATTTGTACCTTTCGGCACATGATTAAATAAACCCTGTTGTTGCCTTAAAATCAGCCTTCGTAATCATTAAGTGACAACTGCCACGACATCGTTTACCACGACAGCGTAGACTCGCAGCTTTGAAAGTGTAGGGCTCTTCGAAGGGCAAAAATCTTACCCATCCGGCTTGTGCAACCCACGCCGGAAGAATCTAAGAAGATTGAAGCGGAGATCTCCTACCTGTACCTGGGTATGATCCCGCCCAACAAGGCCCCCGGGGAAAATGCGGATCGGGAGAGGAAAGCTTTCTTCTGGTCCATGTACTGGGTAGCCCAGGCGAGTATGCCGGAATTGGTCGTATATGATATCCTCAAAGTGACCCAGGAGCCCAAGAACAAGGAGCTTTTAGGAAAGGTTCTGAATTACTGGATTACGGCCGGGCCAAAATTTTCTTCAATCGAGAAAATCGGCATCCCTATCCACCCGGGGGCAGTGAAATTCTGGAAGGAAAAAGGGGTAAAGCTTCCTGGGGAACTCATTAAATAGGGAAGGAGATGGTTATTAGGATCAAGAAGAGGTAAATATTTTTCCGCGTATATCTGCGCAAATCTGCGTCCTATTATGAAAAGCTTTTAACCGAAGATAAACGCTACCTTCCCGTGCTGGGCCTCCTTGGCCACTTTGAACCCTTCTTCGAATTTTTCCGGGGGTAACTGATGGGAGACTACTTTGGCGAGATTTACTTTCCCGGATTGAATCAATCCCAAAACCTGGTACCAGGTTTCATACATCTCTCTTCCGGTAATACCGAAAAGTTTGGCCTCCTTATACATGATGTTGGTGGGAATTTCCAGCTGGATGGGCTTGGCGGCCACCCCGATAATGACAAAAGTTCCAGCTTTGCGTAGAATGCGCAAACCTTGATCATAGGCCTTCTGATTGCCCGAGACCTCCAGGACCATGTCTACACCGATACCTCCAGTATCTTCCAGGATGATCTTTTCCAGCGGGTCTTTGGCCGCATTGAAAACCCTGATCGCTCCAAACGACTGGGCCATTTCCAGCCGGTTCTCGCTGATATCAATGGCATAAACTTTCGCCGCCCCGTAGGCTACGGCCGCCTGGACTCCGAATAATCCGATAGGCCCGCA
The DNA window shown above is from Deltaproteobacteria bacterium and carries:
- a CDS encoding TAXI family TRAP transporter solute-binding subunit, with the translated sequence MQPTPEESKKIEAEISYLYLGMIPPNKAPGENADRERKAFFWSMYWVAQASMPELVVYDILKVTQEPKNKELLGKVLNYWITAGPKFSSIEKIGIPIHPGAVKFWKEKGVKLPGELIK
- a CDS encoding NAD(P)-dependent oxidoreductase yields the protein MKTKIGFVGLGTMGKWMAFNLMKAGFPLKFFARRKEVVEQMTSQGGKALPSLKELAQESTWVIFCLPDTEAVEAVLFGKDGIVDVLKPGQMVIDCGTIHPLSSRKIAASLQGRGIPFLDAPISGMEARAKAGTLTIMVGGEEAVFQQVRPALEAMGNKIIYAGISGNGQMMKLINQVMFDIHCAAIAELLPMAVKMGLDPEQTCTVARTGTGQCFALDNFAPLILEGNFGPGYPLADAYKDMVHVAEISSAHRIPLPITAAAMVTYQMALDQGLGKENKGAMIKVWEGVLGVQVRKKGAGDKG
- a CDS encoding alcohol dehydrogenase catalytic domain-containing protein — its product is MKAIIKDKPEPGASWREVEIPKPGPKDVLIRVKVGAICGSDVHIFEWDPWAQSVVPGLPQILGHEFAGEVVEVGKEVHHLKPGDHVAGETHIPCDNCYFCLTGQRHICIGMKVYGVHSQGIFSEYTTVPEPCAVKIPQEIPFVAAAMMEPCGVAVHGLSKGVVSGKSLAIFGCGPIGLFGVQAAVAYGAAKVYAIDISENRLEMAQSFGAIRVFNAAKDPLEKIILEDTGGIGVDMVLEVSGNQKAYDQGLRILRKAGTFVIIGVAAKPIQLEIPTNIMYKEAKLFGITGREMYETWYQVLGLIQSGKVNLAKVVSHQLPPEKFEEGFKVAKEAQHGKVAFIFG
- a CDS encoding MmgE/PrpD family protein; the encoded protein is MEVAEKFAKFVTHTEYMDMDPSVIEHVKKLTLKQVMGLLVGSAAPTSKKVIRYVMENSGKPESGVYGCGFRADVANAALINGFFGHASEMEDDQFPGGGISDVTTWPALMTAAEKWKLSGKEMIVALYVGQEMQNRIAMWASVGTDGIGICNLPFIGIYGATASCARALELSEEETKAAFGLAMVQGLGYMHTWGTDAHFWESATVCRNGVVNAMLAKDGMTSNPVIEKCLDMLTGGNKNIEFKKMIEGLGKAPFYTNNTWIKKWGFCFFTHNFVDVLNELMKKNGVKYEDLAEMVLHFDPLRNVVDRAEPKSAEDSRFSTQHILAYQMIHGECGLETCTEESVKDPQVAEVRKKIKVVYHPEYPTRYFSGEGRIDLKLNNGKVLTGAMDQPYGGPKYPLTMDEVVAIYRKYLKGILSEKHIERTKDIILNLENEPDIKELADICTFRHMIK